A stretch of the Musa acuminata AAA Group cultivar baxijiao chromosome BXJ2-7, Cavendish_Baxijiao_AAA, whole genome shotgun sequence genome encodes the following:
- the LOC103992850 gene encoding zinc finger CCCH domain-containing protein 18 isoform X2: MEVAECTKIVINRIQKLEPENAMKLIGYLLLKHTDREIMEFAFGPDSQILSLVNQAKAYLTLLQKSNLSCPMQHLDDQKLHYMFFSPTISRPFSSPSSFSIPAPLSDSHLLSDQMLISQNLDFPPSSYTDLIGGLYNQAEQLSLVDHLHPSCPDYLRNKCFSEAAFERGLSSRINMRLHPGWLESPPRACHYYSKGYCKNGINCRFSHGQTNPDGFSDTHNPSLNEFGKEDQVSAPGSFSKLESEIIELLKSKRGMPVSIASLPTMYLEKYGKMLRADGYLTESQRHGKAGFSLTKLLNQLNNSIRIIDRPHGQHSVVLAEDACMYMEYRSDRIDQGAVIASSHQIYLTFPAESTFTGEDVFNYFNQYGPVHDVRIPRQEKRMFGFVSFLYPETVKNILAKGHPHYISGTRVLVKPYKEKSKLTDKKYAEKMGSPDCFPSQLFAVDQNTELILGISKSTGSPQRNLSKDHDLAIELERRHLFELQLTPKQPRQQSCFSLGMEELKVLEVTTLNFQKVHLLLLG; the protein is encoded by the exons ATGGAAGTTGCTGAATGTACTAAGATTGTAATAAACAGAATCCAAAAGCTCGAACCAGAGAATGCTATGAAGCTAATCGGCTACCTTCTCTTGAAACATACAGATCGAGAAATTATGGAATTTGCATTTGGACCCGACAGTCAGATCCTTTCTCTGGTCAATCAAGCCAAAGCATATCTTACTTTGTTGCAGAAGTCTAACCTTTCTTGTCCTATGCAGCACCTTGATGATCAGAAGCTCCACTATATGTTTTTTTCCCCCACCATATCGCGACCTTTCTCTTCACCTTCCAGCTTTAGCATCCCTGCTCCATTGTCGGACTCTCATCTACTCTCTGATCAGATGCTGATTTCTCAGAATCTAGATTTCCCACCTTCTTCATACACTGATCTGATTGGCGGGCTTTATAACCAAGCTGAACAATTGAGCTTGGTAGACCATTTGCATCCTTCATGTCCTGACTACTTGAGAAATAAGTGCTTTTCCGAGGCTGCATTTGAGAGAGGTTTGAGTTCGAGGATCAACATGAGGTTGCATCCTGGGTGGCTTGAGTCACCTCCCAGAGCTTGTCATTACTATTCCAAGGGCTACTGTAAGAATGGCATCAACTGTCGGTTCTCCCATGGTCAGACAAACCCTGATGGCTTCTCTGATACACATAATCCAAGTCTGAATGAATTTGGTAAAGAAGACCAAGTTTCTGCACCTGGGTCATTTTCAAAGTTGGAATCGGAGATCATAGAGCTCCTGAAATCAAAAAGAGGGATGCCTGTTTCTATAGCTTCTTTGCCCACCATGTATCTTGAGAAGTATGGGAAAATGCTTCGGGCTGATGGATACCTCACAGAGAGCCAGCGTCATGGGAAGGCTGGTTTCAGCTTGACAAAGTTGCTTAATCAATTGAATAATAGCATTCGGATTATAGACAG ACCACATGGGCAGCATTCAGTTGTACTTGCAGAAGATGCTTGTATGTATATGGAGTACAGGAGTGACAGAATCGATCAAGGAGCAGTAATTGCTAGCTCCCATCAGATATATCTTACTTTTCCAGCTGAAAGCACATTCACCGGCGAAGAtgtttttaattatttcaa TCAGTATGGTCCTGTTCATGATGTGAGGATTCCACGGCAAGAGAAACGTATGTTTGGGTTTGTGAGTTTCCTCTATCCAGAGACCGTGAAAAATATTCTGGCAAAAGGACATCCCCACTATATCTCTGGCACAAGAGTCCTGGTTAAGCCATATAAGGAAAAATCAAAGCTAACAGACAA AAAGTATGCAGAGAAAATGGGGAGTCCAGATTGTTTCCCTTCTCAATTGTTTGCAGTGGATCAGAACACTGAATTAA TTCTCGGTATATCTAAAAGTACTGGATCTCCGCAAAGGAACCTGTCTAAAGATCATGACCTTGCCATTGAACTTGAGAGAAGACACCTATTTGAGCTGCAGCTAACCCCTAAGCAGCCAAGACAACAATCATGTTTCAGCTTGGGAATGGAAGAACTAAAGGTTTTAGAAG TGACCACATTGAACTTCCAGAAAGTCCATTTGCTTCTCCTCGGCTAG
- the LOC103992850 gene encoding zinc finger CCCH domain-containing protein 18 isoform X3 yields MEVAECTKIVINRIQKLEPENAMKLIGYLLLKHTDREIMEFAFGPDSQILSLVNQAKAYLTLLQKSNLSCPMQHLDDQKLHYMFFSPTISRPFSSPSSFSIPAPLSDSHLLSDQMLISQNLDFPPSSYTDLIGGLYNQAEQLSLVDHLHPSCPDYLRNKCFSEAAFERGLSSRINMRLHPGWLESPPRACHYYSKGYCKNGINCRFSHGQTNPDGFSDTHNPSLNEFGKEDQVSAPGSFSKLESEIIELLKSKRGMPVSIASLPTMYLEKYGKMLRADGYLTESQRHGKAGFSLTKLLNQLNNSIRIIDRPHGQHSVVLAEDACMYMEYRSDRIDQGAVIASSHQIYLTFPAESTFTGEDVFNYFNQYGPVHDVRIPRQEKRMFGFVSFLYPETVKNILAKGHPHYISGTRVLVKPYKEKSKLTDKKYAEKMGSPDCFPSQLFAVDQNTELSRSRYI; encoded by the exons ATGGAAGTTGCTGAATGTACTAAGATTGTAATAAACAGAATCCAAAAGCTCGAACCAGAGAATGCTATGAAGCTAATCGGCTACCTTCTCTTGAAACATACAGATCGAGAAATTATGGAATTTGCATTTGGACCCGACAGTCAGATCCTTTCTCTGGTCAATCAAGCCAAAGCATATCTTACTTTGTTGCAGAAGTCTAACCTTTCTTGTCCTATGCAGCACCTTGATGATCAGAAGCTCCACTATATGTTTTTTTCCCCCACCATATCGCGACCTTTCTCTTCACCTTCCAGCTTTAGCATCCCTGCTCCATTGTCGGACTCTCATCTACTCTCTGATCAGATGCTGATTTCTCAGAATCTAGATTTCCCACCTTCTTCATACACTGATCTGATTGGCGGGCTTTATAACCAAGCTGAACAATTGAGCTTGGTAGACCATTTGCATCCTTCATGTCCTGACTACTTGAGAAATAAGTGCTTTTCCGAGGCTGCATTTGAGAGAGGTTTGAGTTCGAGGATCAACATGAGGTTGCATCCTGGGTGGCTTGAGTCACCTCCCAGAGCTTGTCATTACTATTCCAAGGGCTACTGTAAGAATGGCATCAACTGTCGGTTCTCCCATGGTCAGACAAACCCTGATGGCTTCTCTGATACACATAATCCAAGTCTGAATGAATTTGGTAAAGAAGACCAAGTTTCTGCACCTGGGTCATTTTCAAAGTTGGAATCGGAGATCATAGAGCTCCTGAAATCAAAAAGAGGGATGCCTGTTTCTATAGCTTCTTTGCCCACCATGTATCTTGAGAAGTATGGGAAAATGCTTCGGGCTGATGGATACCTCACAGAGAGCCAGCGTCATGGGAAGGCTGGTTTCAGCTTGACAAAGTTGCTTAATCAATTGAATAATAGCATTCGGATTATAGACAG ACCACATGGGCAGCATTCAGTTGTACTTGCAGAAGATGCTTGTATGTATATGGAGTACAGGAGTGACAGAATCGATCAAGGAGCAGTAATTGCTAGCTCCCATCAGATATATCTTACTTTTCCAGCTGAAAGCACATTCACCGGCGAAGAtgtttttaattatttcaa TCAGTATGGTCCTGTTCATGATGTGAGGATTCCACGGCAAGAGAAACGTATGTTTGGGTTTGTGAGTTTCCTCTATCCAGAGACCGTGAAAAATATTCTGGCAAAAGGACATCCCCACTATATCTCTGGCACAAGAGTCCTGGTTAAGCCATATAAGGAAAAATCAAAGCTAACAGACAA AAAGTATGCAGAGAAAATGGGGAGTCCAGATTGTTTCCCTTCTCAATTGTTTGCAGTGGATCAGAACACTGAATTAAGTCG TTCTCGGTATATCTAA
- the LOC103992850 gene encoding zinc finger CCCH domain-containing protein 18 isoform X1, whose translation MEVAECTKIVINRIQKLEPENAMKLIGYLLLKHTDREIMEFAFGPDSQILSLVNQAKAYLTLLQKSNLSCPMQHLDDQKLHYMFFSPTISRPFSSPSSFSIPAPLSDSHLLSDQMLISQNLDFPPSSYTDLIGGLYNQAEQLSLVDHLHPSCPDYLRNKCFSEAAFERGLSSRINMRLHPGWLESPPRACHYYSKGYCKNGINCRFSHGQTNPDGFSDTHNPSLNEFGKEDQVSAPGSFSKLESEIIELLKSKRGMPVSIASLPTMYLEKYGKMLRADGYLTESQRHGKAGFSLTKLLNQLNNSIRIIDRPHGQHSVVLAEDACMYMEYRSDRIDQGAVIASSHQIYLTFPAESTFTGEDVFNYFNQYGPVHDVRIPRQEKRMFGFVSFLYPETVKNILAKGHPHYISGTRVLVKPYKEKSKLTDKKYAEKMGSPDCFPSQLFAVDQNTELILGISKSTGSPQRNLSKDHDLAIELERRHLFELQLTPKQPRQQSCFSLGMEELKVLEDDFDCHSTVFKSGPRNDCISKQTYNNCNDINSDHIELPESPFASPRLGSSISTVT comes from the exons ATGGAAGTTGCTGAATGTACTAAGATTGTAATAAACAGAATCCAAAAGCTCGAACCAGAGAATGCTATGAAGCTAATCGGCTACCTTCTCTTGAAACATACAGATCGAGAAATTATGGAATTTGCATTTGGACCCGACAGTCAGATCCTTTCTCTGGTCAATCAAGCCAAAGCATATCTTACTTTGTTGCAGAAGTCTAACCTTTCTTGTCCTATGCAGCACCTTGATGATCAGAAGCTCCACTATATGTTTTTTTCCCCCACCATATCGCGACCTTTCTCTTCACCTTCCAGCTTTAGCATCCCTGCTCCATTGTCGGACTCTCATCTACTCTCTGATCAGATGCTGATTTCTCAGAATCTAGATTTCCCACCTTCTTCATACACTGATCTGATTGGCGGGCTTTATAACCAAGCTGAACAATTGAGCTTGGTAGACCATTTGCATCCTTCATGTCCTGACTACTTGAGAAATAAGTGCTTTTCCGAGGCTGCATTTGAGAGAGGTTTGAGTTCGAGGATCAACATGAGGTTGCATCCTGGGTGGCTTGAGTCACCTCCCAGAGCTTGTCATTACTATTCCAAGGGCTACTGTAAGAATGGCATCAACTGTCGGTTCTCCCATGGTCAGACAAACCCTGATGGCTTCTCTGATACACATAATCCAAGTCTGAATGAATTTGGTAAAGAAGACCAAGTTTCTGCACCTGGGTCATTTTCAAAGTTGGAATCGGAGATCATAGAGCTCCTGAAATCAAAAAGAGGGATGCCTGTTTCTATAGCTTCTTTGCCCACCATGTATCTTGAGAAGTATGGGAAAATGCTTCGGGCTGATGGATACCTCACAGAGAGCCAGCGTCATGGGAAGGCTGGTTTCAGCTTGACAAAGTTGCTTAATCAATTGAATAATAGCATTCGGATTATAGACAG ACCACATGGGCAGCATTCAGTTGTACTTGCAGAAGATGCTTGTATGTATATGGAGTACAGGAGTGACAGAATCGATCAAGGAGCAGTAATTGCTAGCTCCCATCAGATATATCTTACTTTTCCAGCTGAAAGCACATTCACCGGCGAAGAtgtttttaattatttcaa TCAGTATGGTCCTGTTCATGATGTGAGGATTCCACGGCAAGAGAAACGTATGTTTGGGTTTGTGAGTTTCCTCTATCCAGAGACCGTGAAAAATATTCTGGCAAAAGGACATCCCCACTATATCTCTGGCACAAGAGTCCTGGTTAAGCCATATAAGGAAAAATCAAAGCTAACAGACAA AAAGTATGCAGAGAAAATGGGGAGTCCAGATTGTTTCCCTTCTCAATTGTTTGCAGTGGATCAGAACACTGAATTAA TTCTCGGTATATCTAAAAGTACTGGATCTCCGCAAAGGAACCTGTCTAAAGATCATGACCTTGCCATTGAACTTGAGAGAAGACACCTATTTGAGCTGCAGCTAACCCCTAAGCAGCCAAGACAACAATCATGTTTCAGCTTGGGAATGGAAGAACTAAAGGTTTTAGAAG ATGATTTTGACTGCCATTCAACTGTTTTTAAGAGTGGCCCCAGAAATGACTGCATATCTAAGCAGACATACAACAATTGTAATGATATAAATAG TGACCACATTGAACTTCCAGAAAGTCCATTTGCTTCTCCTCGGCTAGGAAGTAGCATCTCCACAGTCACATAG